The following are encoded together in the Xanthomonas vesicatoria ATCC 35937 genome:
- a CDS encoding CsbD family protein, translated as MDKNRIEGTAKQVKGSVKEAVGRVTGDKSTELEGAAEKNVGKVQTKAGEVADKVRDAAK; from the coding sequence ATGGATAAGAACCGTATCGAAGGTACCGCCAAGCAGGTCAAGGGCTCGGTCAAGGAAGCCGTCGGCCGTGTCACGGGCGACAAGAGCACCGAGCTGGAAGGCGCCGCCGAAAAGAACGTGGGTAAGGTTCAGACCAAGGCCGGTGAAGTGGCTGACAAGGTGCGCGACGCGGCCAAGTAA